One Rosa chinensis cultivar Old Blush chromosome 3, RchiOBHm-V2, whole genome shotgun sequence DNA window includes the following coding sequences:
- the LOC112193366 gene encoding FT-interacting protein 1, which translates to MKSQAGPNPQEDYKLKDTKPQLGERWPHGGVRGGGGWISSERATSTYDLVEQMFYLYVRVVKAKNLPTNPLTGSCDPYVEVKLGNYKGKTHHFEKRTNPEWNQVFAFSKEKIQSSILEVYVREKDMVARDDYIGKVVFDMHEVPTRVPPDSPLAPQWYRLEHRTSDSKVRGEVMLAVWMGTQADEAFPEAWHSDAASVHGEGVFSIRSKVYVSPKLWYLRVNVIEAQDVEPHDKSQTPQAFVKVHVGNQTLKTKLCPTKTPNPMWNEDLIFVAAEPFEELLVLTVENKISSAKDEQVGKISLPLTMFERRLDHRPVHSRWFTLERFGFGALEGDKRHEHKFSTRVHLRVCLEGAYHVLDESTLYISDVRPTARQLWKQPIGILEVGILSAQGLLPMKTKDGKSTTDAYCVAKYGQKWVRTRTIIESFSPKWNEQYTWEVYDPCTVITLGVFDNCHLGGNEKPTSGSGAKNDSRIGKVRIRLSTLEMDRIYTNSYPLLVLHPSGLKKMGELQLAVRFTCLSLANIIYLYGHPLLPKMHYLHPFTVNQLDSLRYQAMNIVAARLGRAEPPLRKEVVEYMLDVDSHMWSMRRSKANFFRIVSLFSGLISMSRWLGEVRHWKNPITTVLVHVLFVLLICYPELILPTIFLYMFLIGIWNFRFRPRVPPSMDTKLSWAEAVHPDEMDEEFDTFPTSKAQDVVRMRYDRLRSVAGRIQTVVGDIATQGERFQAVLGWRDPRASSLFVFLCLIIAVVLYVTPFKMIALISGIVWLRHPRFRSKLPSVPSNFFRRLPSRADSML; encoded by the coding sequence ATGAAATCACAAGCTGGCCCTAATCCCCAGGAGGACTACAAACTAAAGGACACAAAACCCCAGCTTGGGGAACGATGGCCACATGGAGGAGTTCGCGGTGGAGGAGGGTGGATAAGCAGCGAAAGAGCTACAAGCACTTACGACCTTGTTGAGCAGATGTTCTATCTCTATGTTAGAGTTGTTAAAGCCAAAAATCTTCCAACAAATCCTTTAACAGGAAGCTGTGATCCTTACGTAGAAGTGAAGCtcggaaattacaagggaaaaACACACCACTTTGAGAAGAGAACAAACCCTGAATGGAATCAGGTGTTTGCATTCTCAAAAGAGAAGATTCAGTCTTCCATACTTGAAGTATATGTCAGAGAAAAAGACATGGTAGCAAGAGATGACTATATAGGGAAAGTGGTGTTTGACATGCATGAAGTGCCAACTAGAGTTCCACCGGATAGCCCTTTGGCTCCTCAGTGGTATAGATTAGAACACCGGACAAGCGATAGTAAGGTTAGAGGAGAGGTTATGCTTGCAGTTTGGATGGGAACACAGGCTGATGAAGCTTTCCCAGAAGCTTGGCACTCGGATGCTGCTTCAGTTCATGGAGAAGGAGTTTTCAGCATTCGGTCCAAAGTTTATGTTTCACCAAAACTTTGGTATCTCAGAGTCAATGTAATTGAAGCTCAAGATGTGGAGCCGCATGACAAAAGCCAAACACCACAAGCTTTTGTGAAGGTTCATGTTGGAAATCAGACACTCAAGACAAAGTTATGTCCAACTAAAACCCCCAATCCAATGTGGAATGAAGACTTGATCTTCGTAGCAGCAGAGCCTTTCGAAGAACTGCTTGTACTTACGGTTGAAAACAAAATAAGCTCTGCAAAAGATGAACAAGTGGGGAAAATAAGCCTTCCACTGACCATGTTCGAAAGGCGCTTGGATCACAGGCCAGTCCATTCTCGCTGGTTCACCCTcgaaagatttggttttggtgcattggagggagacaagaggCATGAGCACAAGTTCTCAACCAGAGTCCATCTAAGAGTCTGCCTTGAGGGTGCTTACCATGTTCTAGATGAATCAACCTTGTACATAAGTGATGTGAGGCCTACTGCTAGGCAGCTATGGAAGCAGCCAATTGGGATTCTTGAAGTGGGGATCTTAAGTGCTCAAGGGCTTCTTCCAATGAAGACCAAGGATGGTAAATCAACAACTGATGCTTACTGTGTAGCCAAGTATGGGCAGAAATGGGTGAGGACCAGAACAATCATCGAAAGCTTCAGTCCGAAATGGAATGAGCAATACACATGGGAGGTCTATGACCCTTGCACCGTGATCACACTAGGAGTTTTCGACAACTGCCACCTGGGTGGAAATGAGAAACCAACTTCTGGCAGTGGAGCTAAAAATGACTCAAGAATTGGCAAGGTAAGAATCCGGTTATCAACTCTTGAAATGGATAGGATTTACACCAACTCCTATCCACTTCTTGTTCTTCACCCATCTGGATTGAAAAAGATGGGGGAACTACAACTAGCAGTAAGGTTTACCTGTCTCTCTTTAGCAAATATAATCTACCTCTACGGCCATCCCTTGCTTCCCAAAATGCATTACCTGCATCCATTCACTGTAAACCAGTTAGATAGTCTGAGATATCAGGCAATGAACATTGTAGCTGCGAGACTTGGCAGAGCTGAGCCACCACTAAGAAAAGAGGTGGTGGAGTACATGCTTGATGTAGATTCCCACATGTGGAGCATGAGAAGAAGCAAAGCCAACTTTTTCAGAATTGTTTCGCTCTTCTCTGGCCTAATCTCCATGAGCAGGTGGCTTGGCGAAGTTCGTCACTGGAAAAACCCAATCACTACAGTTCTAGTTCATGTTCTGTTTGTCCTCCTGATCTGCTACCCAGAATTGATCCTCCCTACGATcttcctttacatgtttctcATCGGAATATGGAATTTCCGTTTCCGCCCGAGAGTTCCACCTAGTATGGATACTAAACTTTCATGGGCAGAAGCTGTTCACccagatgaaatggatgaagagtTTGACACCTTCCCTACATCGAAGGCCCAAGACGTGGTGCGAATGAGGTATGATAGACTACGAAGTGTTGCAGGAAGAATTCAAACGGTGGTTGGAGACATTGCAACTCAGGGGGAGAGGTTCCAGGCAGTGCTCGGTTGGAGAGACCCAAGAGCAAGCAGCTTGTTCGTATTTTTGTGCCTTATTATCGCTGTAGTGCTCTATGTGACACCCTTCAAGATGATTGCTCTGATTTCCGGCATAGTTTGGCTACGCCACCCTAGATTCCGAAGCAAGCTACCTTCAGTGCCCAGCAATTTCTTCAGAAGACTGCCATCTCGTGCTGATAGCATGCTCTGA